The following are from one region of the Chryseobacterium shigense genome:
- a CDS encoding endonuclease/exonuclease/phosphatase family protein, which produces MKLSQLLLFVHIIVAVLLLCTLGNAWIPPNFLGSLNLLSLAFPYLIAVYVLLTFIWILKRKKIAIAFALGTLLFYNPVRRWVNFSPKTENLKSIRDIKVLTFNVKYGDFGWDKVKKYIRDQNADIILVQEKDTNRAIRKDMIKYPSVILKTKHRIVRQEALIEDKARGNSFYADVDINGKIVRVVTVYLEPFRLHKSMLKFDGFAKEGGKIATLLSHMLPTFKAHEDQIKKIRKVIDFSPYPVILAGDFNSVPNSYEYYNLGKDLQDAFLTVGNGASTSFHDYKVPLRIDYIFTSKSIIPLSYKVDQSVKLSDHYPVIAEFLLN; this is translated from the coding sequence ATGAAGTTGAGCCAATTACTGCTGTTTGTACATATTATTGTTGCCGTGTTGCTGCTGTGCACATTAGGAAACGCATGGATTCCCCCTAATTTCCTGGGATCTCTTAACCTGCTTTCCCTGGCATTCCCTTATCTGATTGCGGTATATGTTCTGCTAACATTTATCTGGATTTTAAAAAGAAAGAAAATAGCGATAGCTTTTGCGCTGGGAACCCTTCTTTTCTACAATCCTGTAAGACGGTGGGTCAATTTTTCTCCAAAAACAGAAAATTTAAAATCAATCAGGGATATTAAAGTTTTGACGTTTAATGTAAAATACGGAGATTTCGGCTGGGATAAAGTAAAAAAATACATCAGAGATCAGAACGCAGATATCATTCTTGTTCAGGAAAAAGATACAAACAGGGCGATCAGAAAGGATATGATAAAATACCCTTCGGTAATCCTGAAAACAAAGCACAGGATCGTAAGACAGGAAGCCCTGATTGAAGATAAAGCAAGAGGAAATTCTTTCTATGCAGATGTGGATATCAACGGAAAAATAGTAAGAGTGGTCACGGTATATCTTGAGCCGTTCAGGCTGCATAAATCCATGCTTAAATTTGATGGTTTTGCAAAAGAAGGAGGAAAAATAGCAACTCTTCTTTCTCATATGCTCCCAACTTTTAAGGCACATGAAGACCAGATTAAAAAGATCAGAAAAGTAATTGATTTTTCGCCCTATCCGGTAATCCTGGCAGGCGATTTCAATTCTGTGCCCAATTCATATGAATACTATAATCTGGGGAAAGACCTTCAGGATGCTTTCCTTACGGTAGGAAACGGGGCTTCTACCAGCTTCCATGATTATAAAGTTCCATTGAGGATTGACTATATTTTTACTTCAAAATCAATTATCCCTTTAAGCTATAAGGTGGACCAGTCTGTAAAATTATCGGATCACTATCCTGTAATTGCAGAATTTCTGCTAAATTAG
- a CDS encoding endonuclease/exonuclease/phosphatase family protein, whose product MKVFRLVILILHVGVFFLLLGTLMNAYVPPKIFPWFNLLSLGFPVLIVVYAICTLFWLFSWKKRTFAFMLAGLIFMNPLQRWVNFSSGKKETANLKVVTFNIKAGTLGVSEIENYLNNANADVVMLQETGKKIFLKNTEVVDKNGIIKVISKHKIINSTELIKSNYDSNNAYATQADIEIRGKIYRFINVYLEPFKFEKGMVKMEGFQEEDERKLKNIVKRLIPVFKKHQDQVSTVKEAINNSPYPVIVMGDLNSVPNSYEYYHLSEGLQDAFVEAGKGSATSFHDYKFPIRIDYIFTSKTIHPVSYKVDRSIKLSDHYPVIGTFSIDN is encoded by the coding sequence GTGAAAGTTTTTCGTCTTGTCATATTGATCCTGCATGTTGGCGTCTTTTTCCTGCTGCTGGGTACTTTAATGAATGCATATGTTCCGCCTAAAATATTTCCGTGGTTCAATTTGCTTTCCTTAGGTTTTCCTGTTCTTATTGTTGTGTATGCAATATGTACACTTTTCTGGCTTTTCAGCTGGAAAAAAAGGACTTTTGCATTTATGCTGGCGGGACTTATCTTTATGAATCCTCTACAAAGATGGGTGAATTTTTCTTCCGGGAAAAAAGAAACAGCCAACCTGAAAGTTGTTACTTTCAACATTAAAGCCGGCACATTAGGTGTTTCTGAGATTGAGAATTACCTCAATAATGCCAATGCTGATGTGGTAATGCTGCAGGAGACCGGAAAAAAAATCTTCCTAAAAAACACGGAAGTGGTTGATAAAAACGGAATTATCAAAGTTATTTCTAAGCATAAAATTATAAATTCCACAGAGCTCATCAAAAGTAATTATGATAGCAATAATGCCTATGCTACCCAGGCAGATATTGAAATCAGAGGAAAAATATACCGCTTTATCAATGTTTATCTCGAGCCGTTCAAATTTGAGAAAGGCATGGTAAAAATGGAGGGCTTCCAGGAAGAAGATGAAAGAAAACTGAAAAATATTGTTAAAAGGCTTATTCCTGTTTTTAAAAAACATCAGGATCAGGTAAGTACTGTTAAAGAAGCTATTAACAATTCACCTTACCCTGTAATTGTTATGGGAGACCTTAATTCCGTTCCCAATTCTTACGAATACTATCATTTGTCAGAAGGGTTGCAGGATGCTTTTGTAGAAGCAGGAAAAGGAAGTGCAACAAGCTTCCATGATTATAAATTTCCAATCAGGATCGATTATATTTTTACATCCAAAACCATACATCCCGTTAGTTATAAAGTTGACCGTTCGATAAAGCTTTCAGATCATTATCCTGTGATTGGAACATTTTCAATTGACAACTGA
- a CDS encoding rhomboid family intramembrane serine protease, translated as MFNNIPPITRNIIIVNIVVFILTFFFLPQLYNILSAYYPLSPNFKSWQIITHMFMHGGYMHIIFNMLTLYSFGPILEQVLGERKYLILYFASGLGAFALFNIWNFVEIQQLVSELERMNVNVSEVYAKANLSVFDFNPTPYLNNEKILNLYIGLTGKMLGASGAVFGVVAAFATLYPDAKIMMMFIPIPMKVKYLMPIVIIVSIYLGVSGNGGGIAHLAHVGGALVGWILARIWKKHLYRFN; from the coding sequence ATGTTTAACAATATACCGCCCATTACGAGGAATATCATCATTGTAAATATTGTTGTATTTATTTTGACATTTTTCTTCTTACCTCAATTATACAATATTCTTTCTGCATATTATCCCCTTTCTCCCAATTTTAAATCATGGCAGATTATCACTCATATGTTTATGCATGGAGGATATATGCATATTATTTTTAATATGCTGACGCTCTATAGTTTCGGGCCTATTTTGGAACAGGTTCTGGGAGAAAGAAAATATCTGATACTTTATTTTGCAAGCGGTTTGGGTGCTTTTGCTTTATTTAATATATGGAATTTTGTAGAAATTCAACAACTCGTTTCAGAGCTTGAAAGAATGAATGTTAATGTTTCGGAAGTTTATGCAAAAGCCAATCTTTCTGTATTTGACTTCAATCCTACGCCTTATTTAAACAATGAAAAAATATTAAATTTATATATTGGTCTGACAGGTAAAATGCTTGGTGCATCGGGCGCTGTTTTTGGTGTAGTAGCGGCTTTTGCCACTCTTTACCCGGATGCTAAGATTATGATGATGTTCATCCCGATTCCTATGAAGGTAAAGTACCTGATGCCTATCGTTATTATAGTTTCCATATACCTGGGAGTTTCCGGAAACGGAGGAGGTATTGCCCATCTGGCTCACGTTGGGGGAGCATTGGTTGGCTGGATTCTTGCAAGGATATGGAAAAAACATTTGTATAGATTCAATTAA
- the mutL gene encoding DNA mismatch repair endonuclease MutL: MSDIIQLLPDHVANQIAAGEVVQRPASIVKELLENAIDADASKIELIIRDAGKNLIQVVDDGKGMSETDARLAFERHATSKIRGTEDIFKIATKGFRGEALASIAAVSQVELRTKQNDAKIGTNIYIEGGVFQFQDPIQTADGSNFLVKNLFYNVPARRKFLKNNNVEFRHVIDEFQRVALAHENLEFSLFHDDEAVFRLRKGSQMQRIVDVFGRKLQPQLIPIKEDIIWCKLHGFVAKPEGAKKSRGEQFLFVNGRYFRSPYFNKAVQEAFEGLLQPGYVPTFFLYLELDPEKIDVNIHPQKTEVKFEDEHLIFALLRSTIKRSLGIYNVSPSLDFDKDPEMDAMMNKPFPSKGNSGGGVIKMPEIIVDKDYNPFIEERNVRPEEIQNLAEMYHQNITAEPSKINLFEDEDFDEDLMRLPNGYWLFNKGDVTLMLDLGRMHRLVVSENNKTSKKANVNPNSHTLLFSLEYHMNEIEKNKYNSFKKFLPELGFDMKIAHESVLRIDALPEGLKETQAMKFLENLFEILEYKTEEEFMQFYLSQWNKMQSKSRFDFIYKKDAEQMIKDFTALGFPEFLPDGKRCFYEIPFNDFKNKF; the protein is encoded by the coding sequence ATGTCAGATATTATTCAGCTTTTACCGGATCATGTAGCCAACCAAATTGCGGCAGGAGAAGTGGTGCAGAGACCTGCGTCCATTGTGAAGGAACTTTTGGAAAATGCTATTGATGCCGATGCTTCAAAGATAGAATTGATTATCAGGGATGCCGGGAAAAACCTGATCCAGGTGGTAGACGATGGCAAAGGAATGTCTGAAACCGATGCCCGCCTGGCATTCGAAAGGCATGCTACGTCCAAGATCAGAGGAACAGAAGATATTTTCAAAATTGCTACGAAAGGATTCCGGGGCGAGGCGCTGGCCTCTATTGCCGCTGTTTCCCAAGTTGAGCTGAGAACAAAGCAGAATGATGCTAAAATAGGGACCAATATCTATATTGAAGGCGGTGTATTCCAGTTTCAGGACCCGATACAAACCGCTGACGGCTCCAATTTCCTGGTAAAGAACCTGTTCTACAATGTTCCGGCCAGAAGAAAATTCCTTAAAAATAATAATGTTGAATTCAGGCATGTTATTGATGAATTCCAGCGTGTCGCCTTAGCCCATGAAAATCTGGAGTTTTCCCTGTTTCATGATGATGAAGCCGTTTTCAGACTGAGAAAAGGAAGTCAGATGCAGCGTATTGTTGATGTTTTCGGAAGAAAATTACAGCCACAGCTTATCCCCATAAAAGAAGATATCATCTGGTGTAAACTTCACGGATTTGTTGCAAAACCCGAAGGTGCTAAAAAATCTAGGGGCGAACAGTTTCTTTTCGTTAACGGAAGATACTTCAGAAGTCCGTATTTTAATAAAGCCGTACAGGAAGCCTTTGAAGGATTGCTGCAGCCCGGTTATGTTCCCACATTTTTCCTTTATCTTGAACTGGACCCGGAAAAAATAGATGTGAATATCCATCCTCAGAAAACTGAGGTAAAGTTTGAAGACGAGCACCTGATTTTTGCATTGCTTCGCTCTACCATTAAAAGATCTCTAGGAATTTATAACGTATCCCCAAGCCTGGATTTTGATAAAGATCCTGAAATGGACGCCATGATGAACAAGCCTTTTCCAAGCAAAGGAAACAGCGGTGGCGGAGTGATCAAAATGCCTGAGATTATAGTTGATAAGGACTACAATCCATTTATTGAAGAAAGAAATGTACGTCCCGAGGAGATCCAGAATCTTGCGGAAATGTACCATCAGAATATTACAGCAGAACCGTCAAAGATCAATTTGTTTGAAGATGAAGATTTTGATGAAGACCTGATGAGGTTGCCCAATGGCTACTGGCTGTTCAATAAAGGCGATGTTACCCTGATGCTGGACCTTGGAAGAATGCACAGGCTGGTTGTTTCCGAAAATAATAAAACTTCAAAGAAGGCCAACGTTAACCCGAACAGCCACACATTATTGTTTTCCCTGGAATACCATATGAACGAAATTGAGAAGAATAAATACAATTCTTTCAAAAAATTTCTTCCCGAACTTGGGTTTGACATGAAAATTGCACATGAAAGCGTGCTGAGGATAGATGCTCTTCCGGAAGGTCTCAAAGAAACCCAGGCGATGAAGTTCCTGGAGAATCTTTTTGAGATTCTGGAATACAAAACTGAAGAGGAATTTATGCAGTTTTATCTCAGCCAGTGGAACAAAATGCAGTCCAAATCAAGATTTGATTTCATCTATAAAAAAGATGCGGAACAGATGATCAAAGATTTTACCGCATTGGGCTTCCCGGAATTTTTACCGGATGGCAAAAGATGCTTTTATGAAATTCCGTTTAATGACTTTAAAAACAAATTTTAA
- a CDS encoding YoaK family protein produces the protein MLRNYSNSRTLGDNIRLGTLTAFTAGTINIASLLIFLSFTSNVTGHYAILAAEISKGNWTQVAVVGAWIFLFFFGSFLSNFIVINFNKRSKYFAHAMPIVLEIICLLFVGIYGQFYYQKTLEETEFLVALMLFATGLQNGLTASISNFSVKTTHLTGTTTDLGILLSMFTQKKYRKNGELIGRAKLLMSIMAAYVLGAVFSGLTYYYLEFRVFYVISVCLLIVIGYDAYKIHIRHFNTKYRYSRIYKKPNLLAYLYDKVHGIPKRKEKRTLVFDE, from the coding sequence ATGTTAAGAAATTATAGTAACAGCCGAACGTTGGGAGACAATATCAGATTGGGGACGCTGACTGCATTTACCGCAGGTACTATAAATATTGCCTCTCTGTTAATATTTCTCTCCTTTACGTCAAATGTAACGGGACATTATGCCATTCTGGCTGCGGAAATCAGTAAAGGAAACTGGACGCAGGTTGCGGTGGTTGGAGCGTGGATCTTTCTGTTCTTCTTCGGAAGCTTTTTATCCAACTTCATTGTCATCAACTTCAATAAAAGAAGTAAATATTTTGCACATGCAATGCCAATTGTGCTGGAAATCATATGTTTACTGTTTGTGGGAATATATGGTCAGTTCTACTACCAGAAAACACTGGAAGAAACAGAATTCCTGGTTGCACTAATGCTTTTTGCAACCGGCCTTCAGAACGGTCTTACAGCAAGTATTTCCAATTTCTCCGTGAAAACCACCCACCTTACAGGGACCACCACCGACCTTGGAATCCTTCTTTCCATGTTTACCCAGAAAAAATACAGAAAGAACGGTGAACTGATTGGAAGAGCGAAATTGCTGATGAGTATCATGGCAGCCTATGTTTTAGGAGCCGTTTTCTCAGGGCTTACCTATTATTATCTCGAATTTAGAGTGTTTTATGTGATCAGTGTATGCCTTTTGATCGTGATTGGGTATGATGCCTATAAAATTCATATCAGGCACTTTAACACCAAATACCGCTACAGCAGGATTTATAAAAAGCCCAACCTGTTAGCTTATTTGTACGATAAAGTTCATGGTATCCCAAAAAGAAAAGAAAAAAGAACGCTTGTTTTTGATGAATAA